One Candidatus Endomicrobium procryptotermitis DNA segment encodes these proteins:
- a CDS encoding peptide chain release factor-like protein has product MIDFGMRTSKQKELKSKFAKLGINESDIEEKFIRSSGKGGQNVNKVATAVFLKHIPTGVEVKYHRERTQLLNRFLARRLLAEKVEELILGIKSAKQKEIEKIKRQKRRRSKRAKEKILKEKNLIALKKQSREKVSFV; this is encoded by the coding sequence ATGATAGATTTTGGCATGAGAACATCAAAACAAAAAGAACTTAAATCAAAATTTGCAAAGCTTGGCATAAATGAAAGCGACATTGAGGAAAAGTTTATAAGATCTTCAGGAAAAGGCGGACAAAATGTAAATAAAGTGGCAACGGCCGTTTTTCTAAAACATATTCCTACCGGTGTTGAAGTTAAATATCACAGGGAAAGAACTCAGCTTTTAAACAGATTCTTGGCAAGAAGGCTGCTTGCCGAAAAAGTTGAAGAACTTATTCTTGGAATAAAATCGGCAAAACAAAAAGAAATAGAAAAAATAAAACGGCAGAAACGCAGACGTTCCAAAAGGGCAAAAGAGAAAATTCTTAAAGAAAAAAATCTCATAGCGCTTAAAAAGCAAAGCAGGGAAAAGGTAAGCTTTGTATGA
- a CDS encoding sugar ABC transporter permease produces the protein MKITPKEKFSNFCFILPALVLFLVFSLYPILRTFQLSVFEWNGIDKDMLFVGLKQYKHILFNNPAFWKSMWNAAYVTILSLTLQNGLALLLALLVSRNIRGENIYRTIFFLPPVLSGVVVGLIWKFVFDGNFGILNHFLANISFTQFQDFAWLSEIKTALSSVAVVHMWKGFGYGFIILLAGLQTIPTELYEAAEVDGADAWQQFKNITVPLLIPIFTIVSILTILGSMQIFDLIYSMTRGGPAGHTHVPITKIYEYMSNGEFGYSTAMAVIFGGVLLVVSFVQIYASKKLNYNNK, from the coding sequence AAAGTTCAGTAATTTCTGTTTTATACTGCCGGCGCTGGTTTTATTTTTGGTGTTCAGTCTTTACCCAATATTAAGAACTTTCCAATTGAGCGTTTTTGAATGGAACGGAATAGACAAGGACATGCTTTTTGTAGGGTTAAAACAATATAAACATATATTGTTTAACAATCCGGCTTTTTGGAAATCAATGTGGAACGCGGCATATGTTACCATATTGTCGCTCACTCTTCAAAACGGGCTTGCTTTGCTTCTTGCATTGCTTGTCAGCAGAAATATAAGAGGTGAAAACATATACAGAACGATATTTTTTCTGCCTCCGGTATTATCGGGCGTGGTTGTAGGCTTGATATGGAAATTCGTATTTGACGGAAATTTCGGCATATTAAATCATTTTCTGGCAAATATAAGTTTTACACAGTTTCAGGATTTTGCATGGCTTTCGGAAATAAAAACAGCTCTTTCCTCTGTAGCAGTAGTGCATATGTGGAAAGGTTTCGGGTACGGATTTATTATTTTGCTTGCCGGTTTACAGACAATTCCCACAGAATTATACGAAGCGGCCGAAGTTGATGGCGCTGACGCTTGGCAGCAGTTTAAAAATATCACAGTTCCTCTTTTAATCCCTATTTTTACAATTGTATCGATACTTACAATATTGGGTTCAATGCAGATATTCGATTTAATTTATTCAATGACAAGGGGAGGTCCTGCTGGACATACTCATGTGCCTATCACAAAAATTTATGAGTATATGAGCAACGGCGAATTCGGGTATTCTACTGCAATGGCCGTCATATTCGGCGGAGTACTTCTGGTTGTGTCGTTTGTGCAGATTTATGCCTCTAAAAAATTAAATTATAACAATAAATAA
- a CDS encoding carbohydrate ABC transporter permease has protein sequence MNMYKTKKTIVDSITHIILIAVAVTCIFPVFWMLSSSLKTQDQIFSKMTLLPETWNWSNYVTAFIKADFGQYFLNSVFYTVVGVFFVVLISSLAAYAFARLEFFGKNVLFYMLIATLLIPIPGVFVPLYLLLKSLGLLDSRLGLLLCYISNGLAFAIFLIKGFFDDLPKEIEEAALIDGCSRFGIYWRIALPLAKPALATIVIMNSLTIWNEFLLALVVLQDKAKMPIQRGLMVFQGTFITDYPLLMAGLTIATIPIVIVYLLMQKHIVKGIAAGALKG, from the coding sequence ATGAATATGTACAAAACAAAAAAAACGATTGTTGATTCCATAACTCATATAATTTTAATAGCAGTGGCAGTTACATGTATTTTTCCAGTATTCTGGATGCTTTCCTCTTCGCTTAAAACCCAAGATCAAATATTTTCGAAAATGACGCTTTTGCCTGAAACTTGGAACTGGTCAAATTACGTTACCGCTTTTATAAAAGCAGATTTTGGACAGTATTTTTTAAACAGCGTTTTTTATACTGTCGTAGGCGTATTTTTTGTCGTTCTCATATCATCTTTAGCGGCTTATGCTTTTGCGCGGCTGGAATTTTTTGGCAAAAACGTGCTTTTTTATATGCTTATAGCAACTCTTTTAATACCGATTCCAGGTGTTTTTGTACCTTTATATCTATTATTAAAAAGTTTAGGACTTCTTGATTCAAGACTTGGTTTGCTTTTATGTTATATCAGCAATGGGCTGGCATTTGCAATATTTTTGATAAAAGGATTCTTTGACGATTTGCCAAAAGAAATAGAGGAAGCCGCTTTAATTGATGGTTGTTCGCGTTTCGGAATATATTGGAGAATAGCGCTTCCTTTAGCTAAACCGGCTCTTGCCACTATAGTCATTATGAATTCACTTACTATATGGAATGAATTTCTTTTGGCTTTGGTCGTACTACAGGATAAAGCAAAAATGCCCATACAAAGAGGTTTAATGGTTTTTCAAGGAACATTTATTACAGATTACCCTCTTCTTATGGCGGGGCTTACGATAGCGACAATACCTATAGTTATAGTATATTTACTCATGCAAAAACATATAGTTAAAGGAATAGCCGCCGGCGCTTTAAAAGGCTGA
- a CDS encoding HAD family phosphatase, which yields MSVKVLVFDLGKVIFDYDLFKFVSAFSKKASKKGEDIKKFIFEYGDLAISLENGKINSLQFYERLAETTHYVGSYNEFSVIWNDIFTPIPGTIEILAKIAKKYKLAILSNTNELHFKYLKSMYPQIFLLFSDFHLSYRMNARKPDDKIYEEVIKYYGITAQQLFFTDDLLINIEAAKKCGIRAYQFITPANLTADLKRENIEI from the coding sequence ATGTCTGTAAAAGTTTTAGTTTTTGATTTAGGAAAAGTCATTTTTGACTATGACTTATTCAAATTTGTTTCAGCCTTTTCGAAAAAGGCTTCAAAAAAAGGCGAAGATATAAAAAAATTTATTTTTGAATATGGCGATTTAGCCATATCGCTTGAAAACGGAAAAATAAATTCACTACAGTTTTATGAACGTCTTGCCGAAACAACCCATTATGTCGGCAGTTACAATGAATTTTCAGTAATCTGGAACGATATTTTTACTCCAATACCGGGCACAATTGAAATACTTGCCAAAATTGCAAAAAAATATAAACTTGCGATATTATCCAATACCAATGAGCTTCATTTTAAATATCTTAAATCAATGTATCCACAGATTTTTCTTTTATTTTCAGATTTTCATTTGTCTTATCGTATGAACGCCAGAAAACCCGATGACAAAATTTATGAAGAAGTTATAAAATATTACGGGATCACTGCGCAGCAGCTGTTTTTTACAGATGATTTGCTTATAAATATAGAAGCTGCAAAAAAATGCGGCATAAGAGCTTATCAATTTATTACACCTGCAAATCTTACTGCGGATTTAAAAAGGGAAAATATAGAAATATGA
- the radC gene encoding DNA repair protein RadC has product MDTKKFKPHYFGHRSRMKDKFLASGFDNFADYEILEFALFFAIERIDTKPLAKELINKFGSLKQVLDANIDALISVPGLSKHGAIFLDFLKEMSAYYSYLEVKSPKSLSSPDLVVDYLITVLSSEKIEKFYMVMLDSGNKVIECKEIERGTVNKSIIMPRKIAEEALNNKASAVIIAHNHPGGTLKPSQNDIDATAAIKSALCTLDISILDHIIISGNKYFSFKEYNLL; this is encoded by the coding sequence ATGGATACGAAGAAATTTAAACCTCATTATTTCGGTCACAGAAGCCGTATGAAAGATAAGTTTCTGGCTTCGGGTTTTGATAATTTTGCCGATTATGAAATTCTCGAATTTGCGCTGTTTTTTGCAATTGAAAGAATAGACACAAAACCTTTGGCAAAAGAGCTTATAAACAAATTCGGCAGCTTAAAACAGGTTTTGGATGCGAATATTGACGCTCTGATTTCCGTTCCAGGACTTTCAAAACATGGCGCAATATTTTTAGATTTTTTAAAAGAGATGTCCGCATATTATTCCTACCTTGAAGTCAAATCACCAAAATCTTTAAGCTCGCCGGATTTGGTCGTAGATTATCTTATAACGGTATTGAGCAGCGAAAAGATAGAAAAATTTTATATGGTTATGCTTGATTCTGGCAACAAAGTCATTGAATGTAAAGAAATAGAAAGAGGAACGGTAAATAAATCCATTATCATGCCGAGAAAAATCGCAGAAGAGGCTTTAAACAACAAAGCTTCTGCTGTAATAATAGCACACAATCATCCCGGCGGAACTTTAAAGCCAAGTCAAAATGATATTGACGCTACTGCTGCAATAAAATCTGCCCTATGCACTTTGGATATTTCTATATTGGATCATATTATTATTTCTGGGAATAAATATTTTAGTTTTAAAGAATATAATTTATTATAA